In one Epinephelus moara isolate mb chromosome 6, YSFRI_EMoa_1.0, whole genome shotgun sequence genomic region, the following are encoded:
- the LOC126392041 gene encoding trypsin-like — protein sequence MRLLALLLVIGAAAAVPREDGRIIGGYECEPNSRPYMASLNYGYHFCGGVLINRQWVLSVAHCWYNPYAMQIMLGEHDVRVFEGTEKLMKTDTIIWHPSYDYQTLDFDIMMIKLFHPVEETAAVAPISLPTWCPIGGLPCTVSGWGNSAPDGEPVNLPTRLQCLDVPILDEQDCENAYPGMITRRMMCAGYLDGGRDACNGDSGSPLVCDGEVHGLVSWGRGCAQPNYPGVYVKLCEFLYWIEDVMAANP from the exons ATGAGACTGctggctctgctgctggtgatCGGAGCTGCTG cggcaGTTCCCCGTGAAGATGGCAGGATAATTGGTGGGTATGAGTGTGAGCCGAACTCTCGTCCATACATGGCCTCCCTCAACTACGGCTACCACTTCTGTGGTGGGGTGCTCATCAACAGGCAGTGGGTGCTCTCCGTTGCCCACTGTTGGTACAA TCCCTATGCCATGCAGATCATGCTGGGAGAACATGATGTGCGAGTGTTTGAAGGTACAGAGAAGCTCATGAAGACCGACACCATCATCTGGCACCCCAG TTATGACTACCAGACGCTGGATTTCGACATCATGATGATTAAGCTCTTCCACCCGGTGGAGGAGACCGCAGCAGTCGCGCCCATTTCGTTGCCCACATGGTGCCCGATAGGGGGGCTTCCCTGCACTGTGTCTGGCTGGGGTAACTCCGCCCCCGACGGCGAGC CGGTGAACTTGCCGACCCGTCTGCAGTGTTTGGACGTGCCCATCCTGGACGAGCAGGACTGTGAGAACGCCTATCCCGGCATGATCACACGCAGGATGATGTGTGCCGGGTACTTGGACGGAGGCAGAGATGCCTGCAAT GGTGACTCCGGCAGCCCTCTGGTGTGTGACGGAGAGGTCCACGGCCTGGTGTCATGGGGTCGGGGGTGTGCTCAGCCCAACTACCCCGGGGTCTACGTCAAACTGTGTGAGTTCCTCTACTGGATTGAGGACGTCATGGCAGCAAACCCCTGA